The Spirosoma foliorum genome has a window encoding:
- the cmk gene encoding (d)CMP kinase produces MSKIVIAIDGYSSCGKSTTAKAVAARMGYGYIDTGAMYRAVSLFFIREHVALSNEREVADALEKIHITFNHNARTGKNETCLNGLNVEEEIRKMYISNIVSEVSAIPEVRWAMVAQQQKMGRRRGVVMDGRDIGTKVFPDAEVKVFMTADTYTRARRRQQELLAKGELVNLQDIIDNLEKRDHIDTTRSESPLRQASDAKLLDTSHMTIEEQVDWVIEQADQCLAQLHRKRSRKSLVE; encoded by the coding sequence ATGTCTAAAATAGTGATTGCCATTGACGGATATTCCAGCTGCGGGAAGAGCACAACTGCTAAAGCGGTAGCCGCCCGGATGGGCTATGGTTATATTGATACGGGCGCTATGTATCGCGCTGTCAGTCTGTTCTTTATACGGGAACATGTTGCGCTTTCCAATGAAAGAGAAGTAGCCGACGCCCTGGAGAAAATCCATATTACGTTTAATCACAACGCTCGCACCGGTAAGAATGAGACCTGTCTGAACGGCCTGAACGTAGAAGAGGAAATTCGTAAAATGTACATATCCAACATTGTAAGCGAAGTGAGCGCCATCCCGGAAGTGCGTTGGGCGATGGTTGCACAGCAGCAGAAAATGGGACGTCGGCGGGGTGTTGTTATGGACGGACGGGACATTGGTACAAAAGTGTTTCCCGATGCTGAAGTGAAGGTATTCATGACTGCCGACACTTATACCCGAGCCAGACGTCGGCAACAGGAACTACTGGCTAAGGGCGAACTGGTTAATCTTCAGGATATTATCGACAATTTAGAAAAGCGTGACCATATCGATACAACGCGTTCCGAAAGTCCTCTTCGGCAAGCCTCTGACGCCAAGCTCCTGGATACGTCGCACATGACTATTGAAGAGCAGGTTGATTGGGTAATCGAACAGGCCGATCAATGTCTGGCTCAACTTCATCGAAAGCGAAGCAGGAAGTCACTAGTGGAGTAA
- a CDS encoding SDR family oxidoreductase, whose product MADSTKTALITGGSKGIGYGIAEVLINEGIKVAITSRSSVAAELAAAKLNEIKPGYALGVAADVRDLASQQKVVDAILGKWGQLDYVIANAGVGHFASIQELTPEQWHETIDINLTGVFYTAKATLEALKKSEGYFITIASLAGTNFFENGAAYNASKFGLVGFTQAVMLDLRKEGIKVSTIMPGSVATYFNDHQPSDKDAWKIQPEDIGQIVSDLLKMNPRTLPSKIEVRPTRPGGK is encoded by the coding sequence ATGGCAGATAGTACAAAAACAGCGCTCATTACGGGCGGTTCGAAAGGCATTGGCTACGGCATTGCCGAAGTTTTAATCAACGAAGGTATTAAAGTAGCCATTACCAGTCGCTCGTCGGTGGCGGCTGAGCTGGCAGCGGCTAAATTGAACGAAATCAAACCCGGTTACGCCCTCGGTGTAGCAGCTGATGTTCGCGATCTGGCATCTCAACAGAAAGTAGTAGATGCTATTTTAGGCAAGTGGGGTCAACTCGATTATGTGATTGCGAACGCAGGCGTAGGGCACTTTGCATCCATTCAGGAACTCACTCCCGAGCAATGGCATGAAACCATCGACATTAACCTGACTGGCGTTTTCTACACCGCCAAAGCAACCTTGGAAGCGCTTAAAAAGTCAGAAGGCTATTTTATTACGATTGCCAGTCTGGCAGGTACGAACTTCTTCGAAAACGGAGCGGCTTACAATGCCAGTAAGTTTGGACTGGTGGGCTTTACGCAGGCCGTCATGCTCGATTTACGCAAAGAGGGCATCAAAGTATCGACGATCATGCCAGGCTCAGTAGCCACCTATTTCAACGACCATCAACCCAGCGACAAGGACGCCTGGAAAATACAACCCGAAGACATTGGCCAGATCGTTTCCGATCTGCTAAAAATGAATCCGCGCACGCTACCTAGTAAAATTGAAGTACGTCCAACCCGGCCGGGCGGAAAATAA
- a CDS encoding translation initiation factor — translation MSKKNRTGVVYSTNPDFHYQSDEQSEAETLPPAQQSLKIWVVKLGGNKVVTAVRGFIGTEADLADLGKQLKAACGAGGSSKDDEILIQGDHRDKVLAWLTGKGYKAKKAGG, via the coding sequence ATGAGCAAGAAAAATCGCACCGGTGTTGTCTACTCCACCAACCCCGATTTCCACTATCAATCCGACGAGCAATCTGAAGCCGAAACCTTACCGCCTGCCCAACAATCGCTTAAAATCTGGGTGGTTAAGTTGGGTGGCAACAAGGTAGTAACCGCCGTGCGTGGGTTCATTGGTACAGAAGCCGACTTGGCTGATTTGGGAAAGCAGCTTAAAGCGGCCTGTGGCGCAGGCGGGTCTAGCAAAGACGATGAAATTCTGATTCAGGGTGACCACCGCGATAAAGTACTGGCCTGGCTAACGGGCAAGGGGTATAAAGCAAAAAAGGCTGGCGGTTAA
- a CDS encoding NAD(P)/FAD-dependent oxidoreductase, translating into MTADFLLVGQGVAGSALAWTLDQRGCSVILADDPSLPSASAVAAGVVNPLTGRKLVHTWKADELFPFLHHFYSGIEQKLGVRFFHPKNIYRPFRSLAEQTAYLELTNDPGVQAYVSKDVDNQQYSQFINNPFGGLEVTQAGWLDLTEFVRIIKGYFIKKNQYYEGRVSLDDLKINDNKAELKGVTVGKVIFCDGVQARENPLFDWLPYNPVKGQILTALAEGYSIKNIVNQGIFILPVRDGLLKIGATYSWHDLDWQTTEDGREFLESKVRELLKIPYQVVAQQAGIRPSTKDRRPFIGLHPTQPVVGIFGGMGTKGVSLAPYLAEQFARYLLDGEDLEPEANISRYVSLLSRSE; encoded by the coding sequence ATGACTGCCGATTTTTTACTAGTAGGGCAGGGAGTGGCAGGGTCGGCACTCGCCTGGACACTCGATCAACGAGGTTGTTCAGTTATCCTGGCCGATGACCCTTCGCTTCCTTCGGCATCGGCAGTAGCCGCCGGGGTCGTCAATCCACTGACGGGCCGTAAACTCGTTCATACCTGGAAAGCAGACGAGCTGTTCCCGTTCCTACATCATTTTTATAGCGGCATCGAACAAAAACTCGGTGTTCGCTTCTTTCATCCTAAAAATATTTACCGTCCATTCCGGTCATTGGCCGAGCAAACGGCTTATTTGGAGCTGACAAACGACCCTGGTGTACAGGCGTATGTTTCTAAAGATGTTGACAACCAGCAATATAGTCAGTTTATTAATAATCCATTTGGCGGATTGGAAGTAACCCAGGCAGGCTGGCTGGATTTAACTGAGTTCGTCAGAATTATCAAGGGCTATTTTATTAAAAAAAATCAATATTATGAGGGTCGTGTTAGTCTGGACGATCTGAAGATCAATGATAATAAAGCAGAGCTGAAAGGAGTTACTGTCGGAAAAGTTATATTTTGTGATGGGGTTCAAGCCCGCGAGAATCCGTTATTTGACTGGCTTCCGTACAATCCCGTGAAAGGACAGATTCTGACAGCTCTTGCCGAAGGGTACTCTATTAAAAATATAGTTAATCAGGGGATTTTTATTTTGCCTGTTCGGGATGGGTTGCTAAAAATTGGTGCTACCTATAGCTGGCACGATTTAGATTGGCAAACAACGGAGGACGGTCGCGAGTTTCTAGAATCGAAGGTTCGTGAACTGCTAAAAATACCATATCAGGTTGTTGCGCAGCAAGCCGGTATTCGCCCATCAACCAAAGATCGTCGACCGTTTATTGGCTTACATCCAACTCAACCCGTTGTGGGTATTTTTGGGGGTATGGGTACAAAAGGTGTATCACTGGCTCCTTATCTGGCTGAACAGTTTGCGCGTTACTTATTAGATGGCGAAGATTTGGAACCGGAAGCGAATATTAGCCGCTATGTTTCGTTATTATCGAGAAGTGAATAA
- a CDS encoding GNAT family N-acetyltransferase, with protein sequence MTTALISFPLSIGQLRPWREGDEESLVRHASNRHIWNNVRDFFPYPYTPRDAHSWVRSNKSYQQPNNLAVEINGQAVGNIGFTVKDDIYRYNAEIGYWISEDYWGKGVMTQAVPIMTNYIFQNFQVNRIFACVLEGNIGSMRVLETAGYTHEAIHRKAAVKNNQYLDEHIFAILRAEHRALNPSSSNR encoded by the coding sequence TTGACTACTGCGTTGATTTCCTTTCCTCTTTCTATCGGCCAACTTCGACCCTGGCGTGAGGGCGACGAAGAGTCGTTGGTTCGGCATGCCAGCAATCGGCATATCTGGAACAACGTACGTGACTTTTTTCCCTATCCTTATACGCCAAGAGATGCACATTCATGGGTACGTTCAAACAAATCGTACCAGCAGCCCAACAACCTGGCGGTTGAAATAAATGGGCAAGCCGTAGGGAACATTGGCTTTACGGTGAAAGATGATATTTATCGGTATAATGCCGAAATCGGGTATTGGATCAGCGAAGATTATTGGGGAAAGGGAGTGATGACGCAGGCTGTACCGATTATGACAAATTATATCTTTCAGAATTTCCAGGTTAATCGCATCTTTGCATGCGTGTTGGAAGGGAATATCGGCTCGATGCGCGTACTCGAAACCGCTGGGTATACCCATGAAGCAATTCATCGGAAAGCTGCGGTTAAAAACAATCAGTACCTGGACGAACATATTTTCGCCATTCTCCGCGCCGAGCATAGAGCGTTGAATCCCTCATCTAGCAACCGTTAG
- a CDS encoding SgcJ/EcaC family oxidoreductase, whose product MKVLEEPQPEAKSARQADEVAIHQVFTQLATAWDMGDANIFAECLTNDCDYITFAGQHIIGKEANRQIHHDLFNSWALKGSTMHPAQKQPSIVFLSDTIALVHSTGTIKLRFQKNPPLNRRSIQTMVVVKTDGQWKIRAFHNCRIQQPGLFQRLLMALKGK is encoded by the coding sequence ATGAAAGTCCTAGAAGAGCCTCAACCAGAAGCAAAATCAGCTAGACAGGCAGACGAAGTTGCTATTCATCAGGTTTTCACTCAACTGGCAACCGCCTGGGATATGGGCGACGCCAACATCTTCGCCGAATGCCTGACCAACGATTGCGACTACATTACGTTTGCGGGTCAGCATATTATTGGCAAGGAAGCAAATCGCCAGATACACCACGATTTATTCAATTCATGGGCGCTCAAAGGCTCAACTATGCATCCGGCCCAGAAGCAGCCATCTATTGTTTTTTTGAGCGATACGATCGCGCTTGTTCATTCAACGGGTACGATTAAATTACGCTTTCAGAAGAACCCACCCCTGAATCGGCGCTCGATTCAAACGATGGTAGTAGTTAAAACCGATGGCCAATGGAAAATCAGAGCCTTTCACAATTGTCGGATACAACAACCGGGCTTATTCCAACGACTGCTCATGGCTTTAAAAGGCAAATAA
- a CDS encoding exo-beta-N-acetylmuramidase NamZ family protein — MTVRFGVDIFLKQAARYSSQRLALVTNQAATTSTYIPTRQALCSAGFNLVKLFSPEHGLEAIGEDGRLMPNGIDTLTGLPIISLYGDKLQPTAEDLADVDAVIVDLPDIGCRFYTYLWTLTYVMQACTLHQKPLILLDRPNPLSGNMELAEGPILDETTCSSFIGRWQLALRHSCTFGELASYWKQQRLPSLNLIVVKTEGWHREAFSRDWQSSFVPTSPAMVNAEAALLYPGLGLLEATNLSEGRGTATPFQLAGAPWLDANQLVQQFNELKLTGMVGRAITFTPQSGKYVSQLCQGIMFHVTEPTHVKPVLSGLLLIKLVYDHQPDQFDWAPYPTHVNPTGKHHLDKLSGIPDSESLFELPIASFKKTLHKLLACEAWIEEIKPYLLY; from the coding sequence ATGACCGTACGATTTGGCGTCGACATTTTCCTAAAACAGGCCGCTCGTTATTCTTCTCAACGATTAGCACTTGTCACCAACCAGGCAGCCACAACCTCAACTTATATTCCAACAAGACAAGCATTATGTTCGGCTGGCTTTAATCTGGTAAAATTATTCTCGCCCGAACACGGTCTGGAAGCGATTGGTGAGGATGGGCGATTGATGCCGAATGGAATTGACACCTTAACCGGTTTACCAATTATCAGCCTGTACGGCGACAAACTCCAGCCCACCGCCGAGGATTTAGCCGATGTCGACGCGGTTATTGTCGATTTACCCGACATCGGTTGCCGCTTTTACACGTATCTCTGGACGCTTACGTACGTTATGCAAGCGTGTACGCTCCATCAGAAACCCTTAATTCTCCTTGATCGACCCAATCCACTTTCAGGCAACATGGAGTTGGCAGAAGGCCCTATTTTGGACGAGACCACCTGCTCTTCGTTCATTGGTAGATGGCAATTAGCGTTACGACATTCCTGCACGTTTGGCGAATTGGCTAGCTATTGGAAACAGCAACGATTGCCCTCTCTAAACCTTATTGTTGTAAAGACTGAAGGCTGGCATCGGGAGGCTTTTTCGCGCGACTGGCAGTCTTCTTTTGTGCCAACTTCGCCTGCAATGGTCAATGCCGAAGCTGCTTTGCTTTACCCTGGTCTGGGGCTACTGGAAGCCACCAATCTCAGCGAAGGGCGAGGGACCGCTACACCTTTTCAACTAGCGGGAGCGCCCTGGTTAGACGCAAACCAATTGGTGCAACAATTCAATGAATTAAAGTTGACAGGTATGGTCGGAAGAGCCATTACGTTTACACCACAAAGCGGCAAATACGTAAGTCAGTTATGCCAAGGGATTATGTTTCATGTTACAGAACCGACCCACGTTAAGCCCGTTTTATCGGGACTGTTGTTGATCAAACTGGTGTATGATCACCAGCCTGATCAATTTGACTGGGCACCTTACCCCACTCATGTCAACCCGACGGGAAAACATCATCTGGATAAACTATCGGGCATTCCTGATTCGGAGTCGCTATTTGAGCTACCGATTGCTTCGTTCAAAAAAACGCTTCACAAACTACTAGCTTGTGAAGCGTGGATTGAGGAAATAAAGCCGTATTTGCTGTACTGA
- a CDS encoding histidine kinase, with translation MTREQLIGTIGKNGRRLNMMGSDLANFDFSGLDLTKADFRFSNLDKANFRGAILRGADLSFSNLTGASFADADLYEANLNFCSLEDVDLNGANVEGATFNFAGRSKYRNPATESRPEPITLTTVLQKSGWGTLIGIFLGAVLVYGSSAIIYFTNLIITAKDPILAGLYRFLIIQNITNGALVFLLTWALSGWLTHQFPAIWQRHLVISFVVLVSIFAINTSLYLVLLKPYIDELAKRPGIIGETAPWYIYMLGDLLITNIFLYVLQQGRQLTRKLSEQEFQLLNMEKLKTRAELDALQAKINPHFLYNALNSIASLVHDDPDKAEEMTLLLSKLFRYSTGRDGELFSTLADELEMVRTYLQVEQVRFGNRLSFSVEVSDPALNDLKLPQFLLQPIVENAIKHGIAKLADAGRIDVRIYEKNGELNLCVHDNGPAFPDDMDGGYGLRSIQDKLKLLYGNDARVELQNWPLKQVLLSILMTKIRSSQTYLTPEA, from the coding sequence ATGACCCGCGAACAACTCATCGGCACGATTGGTAAAAATGGCCGACGGCTCAATATGATGGGCTCAGACCTGGCTAATTTCGATTTTAGTGGTCTTGACCTGACAAAAGCAGACTTTCGATTTTCAAACCTCGATAAAGCTAATTTTCGGGGAGCTATTCTCCGGGGAGCCGATCTGAGTTTCTCAAATCTTACGGGGGCTTCTTTCGCCGATGCTGACTTATACGAAGCCAACCTGAATTTCTGCTCTCTGGAAGACGTCGATCTGAACGGCGCCAACGTGGAAGGAGCCACATTTAATTTTGCCGGACGCAGCAAATACCGTAATCCCGCAACCGAATCCCGCCCGGAGCCCATTACGCTGACTACTGTTCTGCAAAAATCAGGCTGGGGGACGCTCATTGGCATTTTTTTAGGAGCCGTGCTGGTATATGGCAGCAGTGCGATTATTTATTTTACAAACCTGATTATCACCGCTAAAGACCCCATCTTGGCGGGTTTATATCGGTTCCTGATCATTCAGAATATAACCAATGGTGCCCTTGTATTTCTCTTAACATGGGCGTTATCAGGATGGCTTACTCATCAATTTCCCGCCATCTGGCAACGCCATCTGGTTATTAGTTTTGTTGTTCTGGTCAGCATTTTCGCTATCAATACAAGCTTGTATCTTGTATTACTCAAGCCTTATATCGACGAATTAGCCAAGCGGCCAGGGATAATCGGAGAGACAGCTCCCTGGTACATTTATATGCTGGGCGATTTGCTGATTACCAACATTTTCCTGTATGTACTGCAACAGGGGCGGCAACTTACCCGAAAACTATCAGAGCAGGAATTTCAGTTGCTCAACATGGAAAAGCTCAAAACACGGGCCGAATTAGATGCGTTGCAGGCAAAAATCAATCCTCATTTTCTGTATAATGCCCTCAACAGCATTGCCAGCCTGGTGCATGACGATCCTGATAAAGCTGAGGAAATGACGCTACTTCTATCGAAACTCTTTCGGTACTCGACGGGGCGGGATGGCGAACTCTTTTCTACACTGGCCGACGAACTGGAAATGGTACGCACCTACCTTCAGGTTGAACAGGTGCGTTTTGGGAACCGGCTTTCTTTTAGCGTAGAAGTCTCCGATCCAGCCTTGAATGATCTAAAATTACCGCAGTTTCTACTGCAACCCATCGTTGAAAATGCCATTAAACACGGTATCGCCAAACTTGCTGACGCGGGGCGAATTGATGTCCGGATTTACGAGAAAAATGGCGAGTTAAACCTCTGCGTCCACGACAATGGCCCTGCTTTTCCCGACGATATGGATGGTGGTTATGGCCTGCGCAGCATTCAGGACAAACTTAAATTACTCTATGGCAACGACGCTCGGGTTGAGCTTCAGAACTGGCCGTTAAAGCAGGTTCTGCTCTCTATTCTGATGACGAAAATTCGAAGTAGTCAGACCTATTTAACCCCTGAAGCGTAA
- a CDS encoding FAD-dependent oxidoreductase — translation MPESPNKLTTRCCIVGGGPAGMMLGFLLARSGIEVVVLEKHKDFLRDFRGDTIHPSTLELLVELGLLDEFLKLPHQELRAVHGTIEGQEIPIADFAHLPTKCKFIAFMPQWDFLNFLAEKAKQFPTFHLHLETKATDLIEENGQVVGVRATSLTGELAIRADIVVGTDGRASLIREKAGLPVQDFGVPIDVLWMRIPKDPLLGEQSLGYFKAGQFMVLIDRQEYFQCGYIIPKGQFETHKQRGIAALQADILRMAPFIGDHIRELKSWDQISLLTVKIDRLRQWAKPGLLCIGDAAHAMSPAGGVGVNMAIQDAVATANLLTASLQKGPVTMTELDRIQRRRLWPIRIIQAGQIFVHRRFINASIDKPSSFPPFAIWFLKHVPFVRRIPAYLVGVGPLPEHIQTKAK, via the coding sequence ATGCCAGAATCCCCGAACAAGTTAACAACACGATGCTGCATTGTTGGCGGTGGGCCAGCTGGAATGATGCTGGGTTTTCTGCTAGCCAGATCGGGAATCGAGGTTGTTGTTCTGGAAAAGCACAAAGATTTTCTACGCGATTTCCGGGGAGATACCATCCATCCGTCAACGTTGGAATTGCTGGTTGAGCTAGGTTTATTAGATGAGTTTCTCAAACTGCCCCACCAGGAACTTCGGGCCGTTCATGGAACCATTGAAGGGCAGGAAATACCCATCGCCGACTTTGCCCATTTGCCCACAAAATGCAAGTTCATTGCGTTCATGCCGCAGTGGGATTTCCTGAATTTCCTGGCAGAAAAAGCCAAACAATTTCCCACGTTTCACCTGCATCTGGAAACAAAAGCGACTGATCTGATTGAAGAAAACGGGCAAGTTGTAGGCGTCCGAGCCACCAGTTTAACAGGTGAATTAGCCATTAGAGCCGATATCGTTGTAGGTACCGATGGCCGTGCTTCCCTCATCCGCGAAAAAGCGGGGTTACCTGTTCAGGATTTCGGGGTTCCCATTGATGTACTCTGGATGCGGATTCCGAAAGACCCGTTGCTTGGCGAACAGTCATTAGGCTATTTTAAAGCGGGGCAATTTATGGTTCTGATTGATCGACAGGAGTATTTCCAGTGCGGCTACATTATCCCAAAAGGTCAATTTGAGACGCATAAACAACGAGGTATAGCGGCATTACAAGCCGACATTCTACGTATGGCTCCTTTCATCGGCGATCATATTCGAGAGTTAAAATCCTGGGATCAAATTAGCCTGCTCACCGTGAAAATCGATCGCTTACGTCAATGGGCCAAACCTGGCCTATTATGCATTGGCGATGCCGCTCACGCCATGTCGCCAGCGGGTGGTGTGGGCGTCAATATGGCGATTCAGGATGCCGTTGCCACAGCCAATTTATTGACGGCTTCGCTACAAAAAGGTCCGGTTACGATGACTGAGTTAGACCGCATTCAACGCCGACGTCTGTGGCCCATTCGCATTATTCAGGCAGGCCAGATTTTTGTTCATCGACGCTTTATTAATGCGTCGATAGACAAACCCTCCTCCTTTCCACCTTTTGCGATTTGGTTTCTCAAACACGTACCTTTCGTACGTCGGATACCCGCTTATCTGGTTGGTGTTGGGCCGCTACCCGAGCATATTCAGACGAAGGCGAAGTAA